GCCGGCTGCCGCAAAACATCGAAGCCATCACGCCGATTCGCGGCGGCGTCATCTCTGACTTCTCGGCAAGCGAGCAGATGATCCGGCAATTCGTGCATCACGCCTGCAAAGGCCGATGGCTGCCGAACGCGCCACGAATCACCGTCACCGTTCCGGGCGACGCGACCCAGGTGGAGCGCCGGGCCTTCAAGGAAGCGATACAGGGTGCCGGTGCGTCCCACGTTGCGCTGCTCGCGAAACCGCTGGCCGCCGCCCTCGGCGCCGGGCTCGCTATTTCCGATGCGACAGGTTGCATGGTCGTCGACATTGGCGCGGGCACGACTGAGATCGGCGTCATTGCGCTCGGTTGCGTCGTGCGCGGAGCATCCGCCCGCGTGGGAGGCGACACGCTCGACCAGGCCATTGTCAACTACGTTCGCCGTACGCACGGTTTGCTGATCGGCGAGCACACCGCGCAACGGGTCAAGCTGGAGATCGGCTGCGCCCTTCCACTCAGGGACGACCTGTTTGCGGAAGTGACCGGCCGCAGCCTGGCGGAAGGCACACCGCGCACCATGACCCTGTCGAGCCAGGAGGTCTATGAAGCGTTCGTCGAGCCACTCGGGCAAATCGTGTCGCTGCTAAGACGCGTCCTGGAAAGCACCCCGCCGGAGCTTGCAGCCGACATCGCCGATCGCGGGTTCATGCTGACCGGCGGAAGCGCCATGCTGCGAGGCCTCGATCAACGCCTGCGCGAGGAAACGGGACTGGCCGTGGCGGTCGCTGAACAACCGATGACGTGTGTCATTCGCGGCACCGGGTTCGCAATCGAGACGCTCGATCCGGACTTCTTTGCGTAGCGGACACACCGACCTGCCTCGGCCGGCAGCGGTCACCTTCCTGCAGGCCGTTCTGGTGTTCGACGGTCGGTGGTATCTCCTTGCGGGGCGTGAGCGTCATTCCTTGCAGAAGGCGTCGTATAACGTATCGAAGCCCGGGGTGTCGTCGTCAAATCG
This genomic stretch from Paraburkholderia caffeinilytica harbors:
- a CDS encoding rod shape-determining protein, producing MSIRSLLRLRPTALALDVGTANTRIHISGAGVVLSQASVLCTHGRDSLKARGRPTLSVGDEARRMLGRLPQNIEAITPIRGGVISDFSASEQMIRQFVHHACKGRWLPNAPRITVTVPGDATQVERRAFKEAIQGAGASHVALLAKPLAAALGAGLAISDATGCMVVDIGAGTTEIGVIALGCVVRGASARVGGDTLDQAIVNYVRRTHGLLIGEHTAQRVKLEIGCALPLRDDLFAEVTGRSLAEGTPRTMTLSSQEVYEAFVEPLGQIVSLLRRVLESTPPELAADIADRGFMLTGGSAMLRGLDQRLREETGLAVAVAEQPMTCVIRGTGFAIETLDPDFFA